Within Thermococcus celer Vu 13 = JCM 8558, the genomic segment TACCACCGTGAACGCCCTGACCCGGCTTTTGCCGCCGAGGCTCGCCCTGAGGAGGTAATGAGAGAGCCCCCTGTGCCTTCCAACGGTCAGGATCTCAAGCTCCGCATCCTTCGCCTTGAGCTCGACCAGGAGGGACTTCGTGCCCCCTTCGGCCATGTCGTAGATTACTATCGGGGCCCTGACGTTCTCGGCCTCGATGCTGATGTGGTGGCTGACGAAGGCCTTCCCCGAGAGGTGGGAGACTATCACGAGCGGCTCAAAGAGGTCCCGGGTGATCCTGAGCCTGTAGGCTTTCTTGAGGGCGTAGAAGTGGAAGCCGAGTATCCTCGACTCCCCCGGCTGAGAGAGGCCCAGCGTCCCCTCGTCCAGCTCAACTCCAGCTGGAAGGCTGAACTCAGCCCCGCTTCCCGAAAGGAGGACGTTACCCTTCACCGGAACCTCTCCCGGCTCCGCTTCCGTCGGGAGTCTGAGCGGTGAGTTCTCCTCAAAGAGTTTCCACTTGGTGTAGCTCTTAATCGTCGGGCTGTCGCCGTACTTCTGGTACTCGAGCCTCTCGAGAAGCTCCTGAGTTACCCCAAACATCATCCGACACCCCCAACCTCGCTGAACTCAAGCTCTATGACCTTCTTGAGGACCTGAACGTACTCGAAGGGCAGTCCCTCGAGGACCTCACTGATGAAGCCGATGACTATGAGGCTCTTCGCCTCCTCCTCGCTTATGCCCCTCTGGTTCATGTAGAAGAGCTTGTCCTCGCCGAGCTTTCCGGTCGTCGCCTCGTGGATTATGCTCGCGCCCGGCTCGTCGCTCTGGTTGTGCGGGTAGGTGTAGGCCTTGCTCTCCTCATCGAGGATGAGCGAATCGCACGAGACCGCCGCCGTCGAGTTCACGGCCCCCTTGACTACCCTCACCATCCCGCGGTAGATGTTTATCCCGCCGTTGGCGCTTATGCTCTTTGAGACTATCTTTGAGCTCGTGTTCCTGGCGAGATGCCACGTCTTGGCCCCGGTGTCCTTCAGGTAGGGACCGTTGCTGAGCGACACAACGTACTGGGCAGTCCTCGCCCCCTCTCCCTTGAGGACGCTTGAGGGGTAGGTGTAGGTTACGTGGCTCCCGATGCTCCCCTCGACCCACTCGACGTAGGCGTTGTCTTCCACGATGGCGCGCTTGTTGTTGAAGTTGATGACGTTCCTGCTCCAGTTCTGTATCGTCGTGAACTTGACTGTGGCGTTCTTGTGGGCGTATATCTCGACCATGCCGTCGTGGAAGGAGAAGCCCTTGTACATCGGTGCGCTGCAGCCCTCGATGAAGTGGACGTAGCTCCCTTCATCCGCGATTAGCAGGGTGTGCTCGAACTGCCCCTCCAGAGCAGAGCCTATGACGAAGAAGGCCTCTATCGGAAACGGAACCCTGACCCCCTTCGGGATGTAAACGAAGGCCCCTCCGCTCCAGAGGGCGTGGTGTAAGGCTGAGAACTTGTGGTCCCCGGGCGGGAACACCTTGCCGAAGTACCTCTTCACGAGGTCCGGGTACCTCTGCACGGCCTCCTCCATGGGCATCATGATTATGCCCTTCTTTTCGAACTCCTCCTTGAGCTGGGAGTAGACGCTCTCGCTGTCGAAAACGGCCGTGAGACCGGACAGGAACTTCTTCTCTATCTCGGGGATGTTGAGACGCTCAAATGTTCTCCTGATGTTCTCGGGCAGATCATCCCAGTCCCTGACCTCATCACTCACTTCGGGCTTTGAATAGAGGGAGAAGCTTTCGAGGTCAAGTTCGTCTATCCCGACCACCCATCTGGGCATCGGGAGCTTCTGGAACAGCTCGAGAGCCTTGAGGCGGTGCCTGAGCATCCATTCCGGCTCGTTCTTTATGCGTGACAGCTCCCTGACCGCGTCCTCGGTTAGCTCGCCGCGGAGCTCTATCTCCTTGGGATACGGGACCGCGGTGCCGAGGATCTCCTCGAGGGAACCGGCCTTCAGTATATCCTCAAGCTTTGAGCGCTGTTCCATTTTCGGTCACCGCCGCGAAGCCCCTCTCCTCTATAAGCTTCACGAGTTCCATTCCGCCGGAGACGGCGAGCTTTCCATCCTTCAGAACGTGCACCCTCTGGGGGTTCAGGTACTCCAGGATCCTGCCGTAGTGCGTGATTAGAAGGATGGAGGTCCCCTCGCTGTGCAGTCTGGCAATTAACCCCGCGATCACCTTGAGGGAGTCAACGTCCACACCGCTGTCGGGCTCGTCGAGGATCAGCAGTTTTGGCTTCACAAGGTAGGCCTGGAGCATCTCCAGCTTCTTTCTCTCCCCGCCGGAAAAGCCCACGTTGAGCTCCCTCGAGAGCATCGTCTTATCAAAACCGAGTTCCTCCACCGTCTTGAAGACGAGGTCGTAGGCCTGAACCTCGTCCATACCCCTGAGGTTCTTCAACGCCCTCTGGAGGAAGTTTATGACCTTCACCCCCTCGACCTCAACCGGCTGCTGGAAGCTGAGGAAGATGCCCTTCCTAGCCCTCTCCTCGGGTTTCGCGTCCGTTATGTTCTCTCCCTCAAAGAGTATCCTCCCCTCTGTGACGTTGTACCGGGGATGCCCCGCTATCGTCAGGGCAAGGGTTGACTTCCCCGAGCCGTTCGGGCCCATGACGACGTGGAGCTCGCCGGCCGGGAGTTCTAAATTCACCCCTTTGAGGATTTCCTTTCCATCCACCTCAACGTGAAGATCTTCCACCTTTAACATGACCATCACCGTCCATTATCTACACATTCTTGTGTAAGAGAAGTCAGTTTTAAAAGTTTTCTACCCATCCCTGGGTAGCCAAGGGTTGGTGAACTCGGGAGAAGGGGATATAAAAATCGACGCCGCCCACGTTAAAGTGTTATCAGGGCCGTCTTCCCGATTATCTCTTCCCGGGCCTTTCCGCTCTTCAGGTCTTCGATCAGTTTCAGGACCCTCCGCCTTATCTCGTCCCTTACCTCACGGTACTTCTCTATGGGCTTTCCGTAGGGGTCGTCGAGGCCCCAGTCCCAGGTTTTTTCTGGTGGAGCGTAGGGACACTTGTCGAGGCAGCCCATGGTTATCACGATGTACGCTTCATCGGCCATCTCCCTCGTGTAGAGCTTGGGCCTCTGGCCGTCGAGGGATATCCCTATCTCCTCCATCACGGCCTTCGCCAGCGGGTCTATCGTCTCTGCCGGTTCGGTTCCGGCGCTCATGGCCTTGAAACGTGGGTCATCGTTAAAGTGGTTGAAGAACGCCTCCGCCATCTGGCTTCTTGCGGAGTTTTTAACGCACACGAAGAGAATGGGCTTCTTCACGTTATCATCGCCTTTCCCTTGAGGAGGTGGTTTAAAATTTTTCCGGGCTGGGTTCCCACCCGAAACAGGAAATAAAAACGACAGGCGGGAATTTACTCCCCCGCCATCAAAATCCCCGGGAGCTTTGGAGCCCTCGCGCCAAGTTCCCTGTCGAGCATGAGGAGTACCTGCGGGCTATCCCCGGCGAACTTGAGCTGATCCAAAACCCTCTTTACGTTGGCCTCCTCCTCGACCTGCTCGTTGATGAACCACTCGAGGAAGGCCCTCGTCGGGTAGTCCTTCTCCTCCTCGGCGAGGGCGGCGAGCTCGTGGATGGATTTGCTTATGAATTTTTCGTGCTCGTAAGTCGCTTCAAAGGCCTTGACCGGTGATTCCCACTCCTTCGGCGGCTTGGGGATCTCACTCAGCTCCACCCTTCCGTTCCTCTCGTAGATGTAGTTGTAGAACCTCAGGGCGTGCCCGAGCTCCTCCTCTGCCTGGGCCTTCATCCAGCTGGCGAATCCCTCGAGGTTCATGTCCTCGAAGTACGCCGCCATTGCGAAATAAAGATATGCTGAATACAGTTCCCTGTTCAGCTGCTCGTTGAGGGCCTTCAACATTCTTTCACTCAACATCTTCCATCACCACCATTAATTCTGGTCTCGAACTATTTAAGGCTTAGTTCAAACCAATCCCTCCCGTTCCAGCACCCGGATCACCCGCTGAAACTCCTCAAGCTTCCCACCCGTGACGACCCTTTCCGGCCGGAAGGGGCAGTCGCAGTGGGGATACTCAAGGAACGCCTCGTACGTCCCTATCCTCCTCGCTATGGCCACTATCTCCTCCTTGTCCATCCCAAGGAGGGGTCTATGAACGGGAAAATCGACGCTCATCGTCTCAAAGTAGAGGTTGGTCAGTGTCTGCGACGCCACCTGCCCGAGGCTATCTCCCGTCACCACACCGAGCGCCCCCATATCCCTCGCTATCTCCGCAGCCCTCCTGAGCATCGCAACCTTGCACACCACGCACGTCCATCTCTGCATCCCCACCTCGGCGAGTGCCCTCACGTAGGGCTTGAGTATCTCAAAGTGGTTCTCGATTACGAGTTCTATCGGCTCCGGGGAGTAGTCCTCGAGGACCTCAACGACCTTTTCCACAACGCTCCTCGCGTTCATGCCCTGGTC encodes:
- the sufB gene encoding Fe-S cluster assembly protein SufB, producing the protein MEQRSKLEDILKAGSLEEILGTAVPYPKEIELRGELTEDAVRELSRIKNEPEWMLRHRLKALELFQKLPMPRWVVGIDELDLESFSLYSKPEVSDEVRDWDDLPENIRRTFERLNIPEIEKKFLSGLTAVFDSESVYSQLKEEFEKKGIIMMPMEEAVQRYPDLVKRYFGKVFPPGDHKFSALHHALWSGGAFVYIPKGVRVPFPIEAFFVIGSALEGQFEHTLLIADEGSYVHFIEGCSAPMYKGFSFHDGMVEIYAHKNATVKFTTIQNWSRNVINFNNKRAIVEDNAYVEWVEGSIGSHVTYTYPSSVLKGEGARTAQYVVSLSNGPYLKDTGAKTWHLARNTSSKIVSKSISANGGINIYRGMVRVVKGAVNSTAAVSCDSLILDEESKAYTYPHNQSDEPGASIIHEATTGKLGEDKLFYMNQRGISEEEAKSLIVIGFISEVLEGLPFEYVQVLKKVIELEFSEVGGVG
- a CDS encoding SufD family Fe-S cluster assembly protein — translated: MFGVTQELLERLEYQKYGDSPTIKSYTKWKLFEENSPLRLPTEAEPGEVPVKGNVLLSGSGAEFSLPAGVELDEGTLGLSQPGESRILGFHFYALKKAYRLRITRDLFEPLVIVSHLSGKAFVSHHISIEAENVRAPIVIYDMAEGGTKSLLVELKAKDAELEILTVGRHRGLSHYLLRASLGGKSRVRAFTVVSGGEMSHHREDYSLEGPESELILRGMPMAVGNAVDYVTNVLQYGKRSRSETRVHGFSYENGWTVHRGTAKVFESARNASSGVVSEVTVMDRGSLGVSVPMLEVDTGEVEAAFHSSTVRQFDEDALFYLRSRGLDSDEALSLFVHGIGEALSGHLERLRGKARGNVGELIEGLL
- a CDS encoding arsenate reductase ArsC, whose product is MKKPILFVCVKNSARSQMAEAFFNHFNDDPRFKAMSAGTEPAETIDPLAKAVMEEIGISLDGQRPKLYTREMADEAYIVITMGCLDKCPYAPPEKTWDWGLDDPYGKPIEKYREVRDEIRRRVLKLIEDLKSGKAREEIIGKTALITL
- the sufC gene encoding Fe-S cluster assembly ATPase SufC is translated as MLKVEDLHVEVDGKEILKGVNLELPAGELHVVMGPNGSGKSTLALTIAGHPRYNVTEGRILFEGENITDAKPEERARKGIFLSFQQPVEVEGVKVINFLQRALKNLRGMDEVQAYDLVFKTVEELGFDKTMLSRELNVGFSGGERKKLEMLQAYLVKPKLLILDEPDSGVDVDSLKVIAGLIARLHSEGTSILLITHYGRILEYLNPQRVHVLKDGKLAVSGGMELVKLIEERGFAAVTENGTALKA
- a CDS encoding ferritin, with the protein product MLSERMLKALNEQLNRELYSAYLYFAMAAYFEDMNLEGFASWMKAQAEEELGHALRFYNYIYERNGRVELSEIPKPPKEWESPVKAFEATYEHEKFISKSIHELAALAEEEKDYPTRAFLEWFINEQVEEEANVKRVLDQLKFAGDSPQVLLMLDRELGARAPKLPGILMAGE